The window GAAGTTTTACCTCTTTTTTGACGTGAAATTTTCCCTCTTCAAAAAGAAAATAGGTGAAACGGTTTATGGTATTGGATGGCTACCCTTGGGCGGATATGTAAAAATATCCGGTATGATCGATGAGAGCATGGACAAGGAACAGATGAAGCAAGAACCCAAGCCATGGGAATTCCGAAGCAAGCCAGCTTGGCAGCGTTTGATCATTATGCTGGGGGGTGTAACCGTAAATTTCGTGTTGGCCGTCATCATTTATATTGGTATGGCCTATACCTATGGTGAACAGTATATTCCCATGAACAGTCTAAAAGATGGTGTGTGGGTACTAGAAAAGGAAATAGGCGATGAAGTGGGCATTCAAACAGGGGACAAGATCATTGCTGTGGATGGTGAAGAGCTGAAATCGTTTAACAGCGTTTTTATTGAGTTGATCAATGGAAACCGAATTACCATTGAAAGGGATGGGGAACGAATAGAAAAGGAAATCCCAGTTGACTTTATCTCTACTCTAATAGAGGACGAGGATAAGGTTCGGTTTTTGTTTTATCGGACGCCATTTATGGTAAACAACGTTCCTGATACTTCGCATAACAAGAATGCAGGATTTAGACCAAAGGATGAGTTTTTAGCCATCAATGGGGAACCTGCCATTTATCGGGACCAAGTGATGGATCAATTGGAACAGAACAAAGGTAAGGATATCAATGTACTGGTTCGTCGGGAAGATGGTTCAGAGGGGCAAGTTACCGCATCGGTAAGCAGTGATGGTAAATTGGGCATTGTTACGGCACCCTTCACCATGGAAGAGATGGAACAAAGAGGGATTTTAAAGGTGGAGACAGAGACCTATTCGTTTTTGGAATCGATTCCAGCGGGTATCAACAAAGGAGTTTCTACACTTTCCAGTTACATGAAGCAGCTCAAGAAGATTTTTAACCCAGAGACAGGAGCCTATAAAGGTGTGGGAGGTTTTGCAGCCATTGGCGGTATGTTCCCAGATACGTGGAACTGGCCAGCTTTTTGGGCGACAACGGCCTTTATTTCCATTATTTTGGCCTTTATGAACATTTTGCCGATTCCTGCCCTGGATGGTGGACACGTAATGTTCCTGCTGTACGAAATGGTTACAGGCCGTAAACCGAGCGACAAGTTTTTGGAGTATGCCCAAATGGTCGGCTTCTTTTTATTGATTGCTTTGTTGCTGTTTGCCAATGGCAACGATTTGTATAAATGGTTGTTTAAATAGAAAACCAATTTTTTTGTTTGTGGTGTAAAAAAGAATCCATTATATTTGCACCCGCTTAAGGTAAAATATTCCTCCTTAGCTCAGTTGGTTAGAGCATCTGACTGTTAATCAGAGGGTCCTTGGTTCGAGCCCAAGAGGGGGAGCAACAGTAAAAAGAGCTGCACGAGAGTGCGGCTCTTTTTTGCTTGTTGATGTATTTCTTAGGTACGTCCCTTGGCGTAAATACACTATACTTAATTCTTCATTTCATTTCTTCGCATGGGCATGGCATCTATGATGCTAAATAGCTCTTCTCGGGAAACGATATCATTTTTTCGAAGTTTGATTCCGCCGTCCAGGCCAATAAGGATGATCTCAAACGCTTCGTTTGCATTTAGCATGGGTTTGATTCCTTTTTCAGGAAGTTTTCCGGTGTAATTCTCCATGTTGTTGGTATAATCCGTAAAAGAGAATTCATCTTGCCGAATGGCATACAGCACCAGTTTTCGTTCCCTTAGTTCCTTATTCGAGTCCTTGAATTCCAATAGCTGGTCTGCGAATCTTTCAGAATGGTCAACAGCGGTTTTTACGATAAGGATTCTATGTTTCCATTTATGATCGTCCAAGTTTTGGGCGGACATAGGTTTAGTAGCAAAATAACTCATCAAAATGAGGATTTTTAATATGAGTGGATTCTTCATCGAATTCATTTTTTGGTATGTAGGGGCATTACTTCTATGGTGGATAACAACTATTCGAGATACCCCTTAAAAGTTAGTCATATTTTTTGAGGTAAGTGGTTTTGCACATCCGGTGTTTGATTCAAAAAAAATAATTCATACAACTTGCCTTTACACAACAACTATAGGATAAGACACAACAAATTGTAAGATAATTCATAACAATTTGAAAGATGAGGACGTTGTAGGCATCGTAACATAAAAACCAAACTGTACTATGAAGTTATATAGAAAATTAGCAATCGCTGCCATGGTCACTGCATCCATTTGTTTACATTTTTCCTGTTCTGTTGAAGATGGGGCTGATGGTCTTATGGGACCTCAAGGCGAACAAGGCGAGGTAGGGCCTCAGGGTGATCCCGGGCCACAAGGACCTCAAGGGGAACAAGGAGATTCTGGCCCCCAAGGCGTACAGGGTCCTCAAGGTGAGCAGGGACCTCAGGGCGAGCAGGGTCCGCAAGGAGAGCAAGGCACTCCGGGCACCGATGGGGTCGATGGGGTGGATGGCAACATGAACGTAATTGCCAGTGATTGGTTACATGTGCCTGCTGTACTTGATTTGTTCGAATACTCGGATAGTCACCCTTTACTGACCTATAATTGGGATATTCCCCAATTAACAGAGGATATTGCCAATGGTGGCGTGGTGTTGGTTTATGCCCAGATCTACATTTATGGATCAAACGGGACGGAAACAGTGCCTAATACGGATAATATCGTTTCTCTGCCACAACAGGTCATCGTTTTTTATAATGAAGATGAAATTGGCAAAGACGTTTTTGATTATTCGTTCTCTCCAGGAAATATCTTGATATCCATTTATTCGGAATCGATCATCATGAACAACGAAGTGTTCAAGGGAGTTTCTATGGGGAAGGATGAGGAACTTGAAATAAGTCTCAGATATGTATTGGCCCCATCGGGTGCATTGGGCAAAGGCACCATCGAAAACCTAAAAAAGATGACCTATGAAGAGGCAGTAGCCTATTTGGGCATCAATCCTTAGCGTGGGAGCATACAAAAAGAAAGCCACCGAATTTGGTGGCTTTTATATTTTATACCATTAACAGGACTATGGTCAGCAGAAAACCTGCCGCGGCAAAATACAGTCCCTTTTTATAAATGGGAGCGGAGGGACGAAACATAAAAAACGCTGAAACCGCAAAAAATAGTAGGGCTATCCCAAAAAAGATACCCAACCAGAACAATGGATTTCCAGTGTGCATCTTGTGCAGTTTGTTCATGCTTTCCAAAATAGCGGGCAAACGTTTTTCCGTGTAGGATGCCTCACCTGTTTTCATATTGTAGGTGCCGCCATCAAAATATACCATGTCGCCCTCGGCTTTGTCCACCTTAAAGCCTCTTTTGCGCAAAGCGGAGCCCAAAGCCTCTTCCTGCATATTGGGTTCCAATGTTTTTTCTACCTGATATTCGCTTTTCAAATAATCGGTGTTTCGAAACGTAAGTACAATGCCACTAATGGCGTAAACGGCCATAATTCCGGCCAAAAAGAACCCCAAATAGCGGTGGAATTCCCTAAACGTATTTTCTGATTTTCTTCCCATGTTAAGTTTGTTGTAAATAAAGAAGAAAGGCCAATTGGGCCTTTCTTGTCAATAGGTTGTAAATTTCGTTTATTGTTGGGCCATTTCCAAGTGAATGGTCATGTCTACCTCGTTTCCTATGGAAGCCGACTCTTCCCCGACACCAAACTCCAATCGATTGATGGTTCCGGTAAGCTTTAGTCCTGCCTTTAATTTATTGCTCCGTTGATCGGTGATGATACCGTTCACTGTTCCGTCCAAGGTCACCTTTTTGGTGGTTCCGTGAATGGTAAGGTCTCCCATGACCTTAAATGTCTTGTCTCCTGTTTTCTCAAAACTGCTGCTCTCAAAGGTGATGGAGGGATATGTTTCGGCATCAAAAAAATCTGGGCTCTTCAAATGGTTGTCGCGTCTCTCATTGTCCGTGTCGATACTCGCCGTTTTAATGTCCACAGAGAATGTCGCATCATCAAAGGATTCGGTGGCCGTTGCTGTTACTTCAAAATCGCTAAAAAGTCCTTCAACTTGTGAAATCATAAGGTGGGTAATGCCAAAACCGACCTTGGAATGTGCTGGGTCCGATTTCCATGTAGATTGGGCACTGACGATCAAGCCGGTCAAAAATGCCATTGCAAGAAATAATTTTTTCATAATGTATGATTTTAGTGTTCGTAATGATGTTCACATAGGGAAAGGATTGCCACTTTCTCCTGTGATTTGGACTAAAGATGGAGAAACTGGTTCGAAAATCTAAATATTTTCTGCGAACAACGGGGCTTAACCCCCAATCAACCAATAAATTAAGAAATGTAATGGGAGAAATGTCGTTGACAGGCTAAAGTTGGTTGTTGATAAAACTGCTTTTCTTTTACCCGAGTTTTATCTCTAGTTTTGGATTTACTAATTTAAGTGTATTGATTTCTCGCAAGGAGCTTCTTTTTCAAATTGTACTGCACATCTTGGTGCTGCTGTTCTTTTCGT is drawn from Flagellimonas sp. MMG031 and contains these coding sequences:
- the rseP gene encoding RIP metalloprotease RseP: MTPIVIKTIQFFLSLSLLIVLHELGHFIPAKLFKTRVEKFYLFFDVKFSLFKKKIGETVYGIGWLPLGGYVKISGMIDESMDKEQMKQEPKPWEFRSKPAWQRLIIMLGGVTVNFVLAVIIYIGMAYTYGEQYIPMNSLKDGVWVLEKEIGDEVGIQTGDKIIAVDGEELKSFNSVFIELINGNRITIERDGERIEKEIPVDFISTLIEDEDKVRFLFYRTPFMVNNVPDTSHNKNAGFRPKDEFLAINGEPAIYRDQVMDQLEQNKGKDINVLVRREDGSEGQVTASVSSDGKLGIVTAPFTMEEMEQRGILKVETETYSFLESIPAGINKGVSTLSSYMKQLKKIFNPETGAYKGVGGFAAIGGMFPDTWNWPAFWATTAFISIILAFMNILPIPALDGGHVMFLLYEMVTGRKPSDKFLEYAQMVGFFLLIALLLFANGNDLYKWLFK
- a CDS encoding DUF4174 domain-containing protein, with protein sequence MKNPLILKILILMSYFATKPMSAQNLDDHKWKHRILIVKTAVDHSERFADQLLEFKDSNKELRERKLVLYAIRQDEFSFTDYTNNMENYTGKLPEKGIKPMLNANEAFEIILIGLDGGIKLRKNDIVSREELFSIIDAMPMRRNEMKN
- a CDS encoding PepSY domain-containing protein; amino-acid sequence: MGRKSENTFREFHRYLGFFLAGIMAVYAISGIVLTFRNTDYLKSEYQVEKTLEPNMQEEALGSALRKRGFKVDKAEGDMVYFDGGTYNMKTGEASYTEKRLPAILESMNKLHKMHTGNPLFWLGIFFGIALLFFAVSAFFMFRPSAPIYKKGLYFAAAGFLLTIVLLMV
- a CDS encoding YceI family protein — its product is MKKLFLAMAFLTGLIVSAQSTWKSDPAHSKVGFGITHLMISQVEGLFSDFEVTATATESFDDATFSVDIKTASIDTDNERRDNHLKSPDFFDAETYPSITFESSSFEKTGDKTFKVMGDLTIHGTTKKVTLDGTVNGIITDQRSNKLKAGLKLTGTINRLEFGVGEESASIGNEVDMTIHLEMAQQ